The sequence TTATTAATAGAGACTGGTCACTAGCTCATTTTCAGTGTGCATTCTtttctaaatgcatttttaaaaagcacaaccTTACAAAGCCCTTCCCGCACACCGTACACGAGTACGGCTTCTCCCCAGTGTGAGACATCAAGTGTGTCTTCAGGTCTGATTTCTGCACAAACGTTTTCCCGCACTGATCGCAATCAAAGGGCTTTTCTCCAGAGTGAATGAGCTTGTGGATCTGGAGACTCCTCCGCCATTTAAAACTCTTCCCGCACTCGTCACAGATGTagggcttctctccggtgtggatcctctCGTGTCCCTGAACGCTTCCAGAACTGGTGAAGCTCTTCTCGCAGTATGAACACTTGtagggtttttctccagtgtggatcttctggtGCGCGTTTAACAGTGTGGACGTAGTGAAGGCTTTTCCACAATCCGAGCACACGAACTCCTTCACCCCAGCGTGTGCTTTCTgatggtttttaaaaacactcAATCTAACAAAGCCCTTCCCACACGCCGTACAGGAgtacggcttctctccggtgtgggaCATCGTGTGAGTCTTCAGGTCTGACTTCTGTACAAACTTCTTCCCGCATTGATCACAGCTGAACTGCTTTTCTCCAGAGTGAATGAGCTTGTGGATCTGGAGGCTGTTCTCCCAtttgaagctctttccacactcgTCACAAGCGAACGGCTTCTCCTCGGAGTGGATTCGATGGTGTTTCTTAAATGCTCCTGACTGTTTGAAAGTCTTCTGACAGAATGCACACTTATAGGGTCTCTTTTCGGTGTGGATCTTCTGGTGCACTTTCAACAAAGTGAAGGTAGTGAAGGTTTGTCCACAATCCGAGCACCGATACTCGTTCACaccagtgtgtgttttctgatggTGTCGAAAACGACACAACCGTGCAAACCCCTTCCCACAAAACTCACATGAGTAAGGTTTCTCATTAGTGTGGGACATCATGTGGTCCCTCAGCTCTGATTTCTGAATATATCTCTTCCCGCATTGATCACAGCCGAACGGCTTTTCTCCAGAGTGAACGAGCTTGTGGATCTGGAGACAGTTCGCCCATTtgaagctcttcccacactggtCACATCTGAACGGCTTCTCTTCGAAGTGAATTCGCTGGTGATCGTCAAACGTTCCCGAGcgtctgaaactcttcccgcacAGAGAGcatgtgaagggtttctctccggtgtggagtCTCATGTGAACCTCCAGACTTGATTTAATTCTGAAGCTCTTCCCACATTCAGCGCAGGTGAAGGGTTTCACTCCAATGTGGATGCCAATGTGCTGCTTGAGGTAATGCTTCTTtttgaagctctttccacactgaggacAGGTGAAAAGAGATTCAGCGTCTGCAGGTGGAGATTGTGTTTCTCCAACTGCACCATCTTGACATTCCTCCtcttttatttctctctcttctTCATTTTGTtcctccttcactttcatcaagtCTAAAATAAAACACATCCAGACTTTAGTTTCAAGTGACACCTCTATTATCTGCATTATCTACAGTCTGGAAATCCATCAGAACTCTTGTTATATTCATTAATGAAGTATTAAAGATCTCCAACCTCTGTGTTCTTCAGTGTCTCCTGTGTTTTCTGGCTCCTCTTTAATAATCTTCTGTACACCGTCACAGCTCCACATCTGGGGGAAAATGATCCACCACACATTAATCTACAGCTGTGGTCTTCAACCATTTTCAGGCCAAGATCTGTAATCTCAGccttgcttaaaatcaagatctactgattaaaaataaagactGAAAAATAAAGCTATATTGTTTTTTCCTTTGCATTTTTAACTTGTAGATGTAAGAGTTTTGCTATAGATATAAAGGTGCTAATGCAACGCCACAGTTTGTTCACAGCATGTtggtttcatgttttattttattttgcatgtgaCGCATGTTCACTgaatacatgcattttttaatttttacaaagttaaaatgtccCAATTtcaatatttggaaaaaaacttTACCGCAAAAGACACAGGCTTCTCACAAAAAGATGATAAGATGAGAAATAAGAAAACATTTCTCAGCATTTacttacatttgaacaaaaaataagcCAGAATtttccaggggtatgaataatttcaggcttaactatatacatatatagccactttattaggtacacctgattattaccaggttggacccccttttgctttcataactgctttaatcctccatgtcagagattcaacaagctactggaaatattcctcagagattttgctccatattgacatgatagcatcacacagttgctgcagatttgtcggctgcacatccatgatgccaatctcccgttccaccacatcccaaaggtgctctattggattgagctctggtgactgtggaggccatttgagtacagtgaactcattgtcatgttcaagaaaccagtctgagatgattggtgctttatgacatggtgcgttatcctgctggaagtagccatcagaagatggagacactgtgctcataaagggatggacatggtcagcaacaatactcaggtaggctgtggcgttgacaccatgctcaattggtactaatggacccaaagaaaatctcccccacaccattacaccaccaccaccagcctgaactcttgatagcgagcagttggacaggtgtacctaataaagtggccggtgtgtaaATATACACTATCATACATAATGCAtgaatacacatatacacattagaTGTTTTATTGCAGAAATTATAACAGAACAACTTAATTTTTACTCACCGTGTCTGGAGCTGATGTTTGTCCTCGAGATGTTGTTATTGATCCCGCTTTATAATCAGCCTGCAGTGCTGAAGAGAGCCGTCTGTGAGGCAGCCCGGTGTGAAATAATCATCAGGAGACTCACAACACAGCACATTAGCCTCTTCGTGATACAAACATGACTGTAAATATCATGAAGAGAATAATATatctattataaataatataatttacctAAATCCAGCAATCACCAAACAACAGCGACTGAAGcggttgtgtttctcttttccgTGCTGTTATTCGCGGTTAAAGCTGAAGAAGAGCAGCGCCACCTGCTGAACTGGAGAAACGAGCGACACAAACACACTAAAACTGCCAGAGCTAGATATGAAGACAAGACAAAACATAAGACATCAGAAACTGTAAGaggtttacttttattttgatcCCTTACACATAAAATGAAACATTGAAGGTGTTTAAAAACAAAGGAGACATGCAGGACACACTTTCTGACACCATAACAAGGGAATAAGACAGAATAAAGGTCATGCGATTGGATTTAAGATGATCCAGAAGACTAACCAACATGTGAATATGCACAGCCATGCCtctatcttatttttattattatcatttatttatttaattggatTTTAGATAATACAAACAATCAGACTAAGCAACATAGAGACACCAAGTCGAGTAAATTTAGTCAAGTAAATGACGGCAGGACTTTGTG is a genomic window of Danio aesculapii chromosome 2, fDanAes4.1, whole genome shotgun sequence containing:
- the znf1014 gene encoding zinc finger protein 1014, producing the protein MWSCDGVQKIIKEEPENTGDTEEHRDLMKVKEEQNEEEREIKEEECQDGAVGETQSPPADAESLFTCPQCGKSFKKKHYLKQHIGIHIGVKPFTCAECGKSFRIKSSLEVHMRLHTGEKPFTCSLCGKSFRRSGTFDDHQRIHFEEKPFRCDQCGKSFKWANCLQIHKLVHSGEKPFGCDQCGKRYIQKSELRDHMMSHTNEKPYSCEFCGKGFARLCRFRHHQKTHTGVNEYRCSDCGQTFTTFTLLKVHQKIHTEKRPYKCAFCQKTFKQSGAFKKHHRIHSEEKPFACDECGKSFKWENSLQIHKLIHSGEKQFSCDQCGKKFVQKSDLKTHTMSHTGEKPYSCTACGKGFVRLSVFKNHQKAHAGVKEFVCSDCGKAFTTSTLLNAHQKIHTGEKPYKCSYCEKSFTSSGSVQGHERIHTGEKPYICDECGKSFKWRRSLQIHKLIHSGEKPFDCDQCGKTFVQKSDLKTHLMSHTGEKPYSCTVCGKGFVRLCFLKMHLEKNAH